Sequence from the Microbacterium faecale genome:
GCGCGGCGGCTCCCCACCGGATCCGATGTCGTTGCGCAGGAACATGACCTGCGCGCCGACCTTGAGCGCGAGATGCTCGTCGGCCGGATACGCGTCGCCGCGGCCGAAGTCGCCCGTGACGTCGGCGACAGCCGTCTGCTCGCGCCCCGGAAGGGCCTCGAGATGCTTCGCGTTGATCGCGTTGACGCGGTCGTTACGCGTCGCCAGCGTGATCACCGGGTCCGCATCGTCTTCGGGCGGCGTGCGCGCACCGACCTCGTTCAGCTTCTGCGCGATGTCCGCGGTCACTCGTCCGTACCGCACGGCGTTCAGCATGACCTTGAACGCGTCGTCGTCCTGACGGTGGATGTGGGTGAGCTCGCGGATGTGCAGGTCCGCGCCGTGGCGCCCCATCTCGATCAGGCCGTCGCCCGCCTGCTCCCCCGCCCACACCTTCGCGTCGAAGAACCAGAACGAGCGGTAGTGGTCGGCGATGTACTTGGCCTCGTCGCCCCGCGGAGGCACGGGCGCGAGCTGGTACGGATCCCCGAACATCACGACCTGCACACCGCCGAACGGCTCCTTGCGACGCGCGCGCGCCTGCCGCAGCGAGCGGTCGATGCCGTCCATCAGGTCGGCGTTGACCATCGAGATCTCGTCGATCACGAGGGTGTCGATGGCGTTCAGGATCTTCCGCGTGGGACCCGACTGCTCGATGTCACTGTCGGCGATGAGCCCGATTGGGAGCTTGAAGAGCGAGTGGATCGTCTGCCCTTCGACGTTCAGGGCGGCGACGCCGGTGGGCGCACAGATCGCGATCTGCTTGGACGTGTTCCAGGTCAGGTGCCGCAGCAGTGTCGACTTGCCGGTGCCGGCGCGACCCGTGACGAACACGTGCTCCTGCGTGTCCTCGATGAGCCGGAACAGCGCTTCCTGTTCAGCAGAAAGGGCGGGTTCCGGCATCTGGACAGTCTAACGGCGGGCCGTTTGAGGCCCGTCCTCAACGGTAGTTCGGGGCTGCCGGAAGGCCGAAGAACTCCTCCAGCGAGCGGTACCCGCCGTCGTGGTACACCTGGGCGAGGTCGGGGCCGATGTATCGGAGGTGCCATGGTTCGGGGTTGTAACCCGTGGTGCTCGTCTTACCCGACTCGTACCGCACGATCCATCCGTACCGCCAGGAGTTCTCTCGCAGCCATCGCTCCTGGGCAGTGTCCGGGAACGAGTAGATCGACCCGCAGCCGCCCCCGCCGCACGCCACGACGTCCGCCGCGAGTCCGATCTGATGCTCGCTGTATCCGGGGCGAGCGGCGAGCCGTTCGCCTTCGGTCACGCCGAGGCGATCGACCTGGCTGCGGTGGATCGCGGCCTGGGTGCTGTACGAGCGGTAGCCGCTCGTCAGGGCGATGGAGCCGGCACCGGAACCCGCGACGTCACGCTGCATGCGCTCGTACCATCCGACCACGTTGCTGCGCAGGCCGCCGCCGACAAGAGATGACGACGGCACCGTGAGCGACGGCGGCACGTAGCCGATGGGCGACACGGCGCGATGCTTGTTCACGACGACCCACGGCAGCTCCGGGTCGTCGAGCGGTACGCACGCGGCCCGGCCGCCAGCGATCGCGTTGCGCATGGCCCCGGCTCCGCCGAAGAGGCGCATGATCTTCCGCGCGTCGTGAGCGGCGATCGCCGCTGGCATCTCGGGCGACTGACATCCGACACGAGGCGCGGGGGCACCCGTGATGGGAGGAGAGGCCGCCCCCGACGTGGGCGCGTGCATGGCGACGCCCTCGTAGGTCCAGTTGTGGTCGTTCGCGCGCAGCTGCTGCGCTTCCGACGCGTTCGACGTGTAGAAGTGCTTGCCGAACTTCGAACTCCAGAACCGGTGCACTGCGGCCGTGTCGCCTTGCTGCTTCGACAACGCGCAGAACCGCACGCCCTCAGCGTCCCAGTTGGCGTCGCCACGGCGGAGGTCCTCGGCCTCGGAAGAGTTCATCGTGTAGAAGTGCGAGGTGAACTTCGGCGACCAGAAGCGGTAAACGGGTGCGGTGCCGGACGGGCACCCGTTCGATGTGGTCGGCCAGACGCGGAAGTCGGTGCCTTCGTAGGTCCACCACCCGTCCGCGCTGTGCACCTCCTGCGCCGCAGCATGGTCGATCGTGTAGAAGTGCGCGTTGCCGTAGCCTTCGCTCCAGAACCGGTAGATCGGGCGGCTGGAATCGGGATCGGCACGCGCCGTACTCGCGGCGGCCGGGTCGGAGGCCGCGGCGGCCGGGGCGGTCGTCGCGGCGGCGGGGGCGGCGAACGCGTGCGGCGTAACCGCGGCGGCAGGGACGGCGGTGACCCCATGCGGGGTGACCGCGGCGAGTCCGCCCAGCAGTATCGCCACGACGAGCCCGCACACGACTCTGTGGATCCTGGCGCGATGCTTCGATTCACGCCCTGTTGCACGACCCGTGGCCGGGCTATCCGTCCCCCCGAATGCCATGCTGGCGATATTATCAAGCACCTCTCGAGGGTGACGCGGGGATCCCCGCCGGGAGTGGGCGAGCGCGCACGCGCCGTCGATCCTGCGCCAAGCCGCGCGCGTTCCTCGGAACGCGCGCGGGCAACGATGTGTAACGACTCGCTCCGCTGGCACCGGACGCACGGCGCGCGTTCCTAGACTTGTGCCATGTCCCCCGGATCCGTCGAGCGCGCGCGCCGCTCTTCGCACCCGGTCGGCCAGCTCTTTCTCGCTCTCGGACTGCTCGCCGTTGTGATCGGCGCGATCGTCGTGGGGTTTCTCGCGCTCTACAAGGAGTTCTGGGGACCGGGCGCGTTCGCCGAGCGGTACGTCGAGACGATCGCCGCCGGCGACGCGTCCGGGGCTCTCGCCATTCCCGGAGTCACGCCCGAATTCGCCGAGCTCGAGGAGATCGATCGCGGCTACGCGTCCGAGGCACTGTTGCGTTCGGCCGCGCTCGTCAGCGAGATCGACGACGTCCGCGTCGTCGACGATGTCGCCACCATGACGGGCGACCGTGAGGTGCACGTCGTCACCCTCGAGTTCACGCTCGATGGCGAATCCGATCAGATGGTCTTCCGCGTCGAGCGCGACGAGAGCGATGGCCTCGTTCCCGCCTGGAGATTCGAGACCAGCCCGCTCGCGGTCATCGACCTCACTGTCCGCGGATCCTGGCGCTTCAGCGTGAACGACTTCGAGATCGATAAGCGCCAGATCTCGCCCGCTGGCGTCGACGCCAAGCCGCTCGACACCATCTCCCTGCTGACCTTCTCTCCCGGCGTGTACGACGTGGCCGTCGACACCGCCGCGACGTCCGCGCCCGCCGAGGAAGTGCGTGCAACCGGGCTCCTCGAGAAGATCCCCCTCGACGTTCAGACCGTGCCGACCCGCGAACTGACGAACGTCGTGCAGTCGAGCGTGGAGAACTTCCTCGACGAGACATGCACGACCCAGTCCGTGCTGCAGCCGGGCGACTGCCCGTTCGGATACGACGCCTCGTGGGGCATCGCGCAGCCGGACATCGACTGGAGCATCGCGACGTATCCGCGCACCGCGCTCGTGCCCGACGGCGATGACTGGCGCGTGTCATCCACGTCCGGCGTCGCGCACATCTCCCTCTCGGTGCTGTGCTACTCGAACGGCGCCGTGATCCCGGTCGACGAAGACGTGCACTTCACGATGATCGCCGAGGTCGACGTGCGCGACGACGGCGGGGTGCACATCACGATCGACCGCGACGGCGAGCAGCCCCTGACGACGAACCACTGCGCGTAGACCACGGACCCGGCGGTTCCCGTCGCGCAAAAGCACCTTTATGGGGCAATGAAGTTGCTTTTGCGCGACCGGAACGCGGCGGCCGAGACCCTACTGGGCGGCCCGGGTCCGTCGGCGGGCGATGAGCACGGCGCCAACGAGGAGCAGCAGGATCGACGCCGCCACGAAGCCAGCCGCGGTGTCGCCACCGGCTGGCCGGAGGTCATCCGGCTCCGGGTCCTCTGACGGACCGTCCTCGTCGGGCGCGGGCTCAGGCGTCGGCTCCTCGTCGGGACTCGGCTCAGGGTCCGGGCTCGGTTCGGGGTCCGGGCTCGGTCCGGGGTCCGGGGACGGCTCAGGGTCGGGACTCGGCTCAGGATCCGGGGACGGCTCGGGACCCGGGGACGGCTCAGGGTCGGGACTCGGCTCCGGGTCGGGGCTCGGCTCAGGATCCGGGCCTGGTTCNNNNNNNNNNNNNNNNNNNNNNNNNNNNNNNNNACCCGGCGACGGCTCAGGGTCCGGGCTCGGCTCAGGGTCCGGGCTCGGCTCAGGCTCCGGGCTCGGCTCAGGACCCGGCGACGGCTCAGGATCCGGGGACGGCTCGGGACCCGGCGACGGCTCAGGCTCAGGATCGGGCTCAGGCTCGGGCTCAGGCGCATTCACGGTGTACCCGACGACAGCCTCGGCAACCACCGCGGCGTTGTCGCCGTCCCCCGCGAATCGTGCCTCGAACTCATACTCGCCGGCGGCCAGGCCCTCGAGGGTGTGACGCGCGACGCCGTCGGCGTCAGTCGAGATCGTCGCCTCCGTGTCTGCCATCGCCGCGAGAGTCTCCGCGCCGGTTCGCGTGACGGAGAAGGTGATCGGCTGGTCGGCGTCGCCGGGATACGCGTCGATGAGGGTCGCTGTGAGCACGACGTCCTCGCCCGCGGTCGACTGCCCACCTTCCGGCGTGACGCCGAGCGTGAGTTGCGGCAGGGCCTTCGCCGTCGCCGGGAACGTGTACGTCAGCGTCAGCGTGCCATCCTCCTCGAGGACCGTCTCTGCCGGAGAGCCATTCACCGTCCCCACAACGTCCGTGGCGAACGCATCGGCCGAGGCTACCGACGCGGTAATGGTCGCCGTGTACTCCGTTACGGGATCCGCGACCTCTGCGTCTGGCGACCAGGAGACCGCGTCGACCACGTACGCCTCGGAATCCGCTGGCATCGCGTCAGTATCCAGCGCGTCACCGAACGTCGGTGCACCGAGCGCGACGTCAACCGCAGAGACGATCCGCCCCGAGACGGCGATGAGCTCGTGGTCGGCAGTGGGGTCTTCGAACGTGTGGGTGAGCGAGTCGAGCGGCTCGCCGTCGAGGACGAGCGTCCCCAGGGTGGATCCGTCGGCTGGCACGGCCTCGAACAGCTGCGATCCGTGCGCTGGCACAGAGAACGTTCCCTGCGTCATCCCCTCGGGAAGCGCACCGCCAGGGAGCCCCGACATGTCGACCGGCAGCACGGAGCCCACGCCCGCATCGACCGAGGTGCGTACTAACCAAGCAGTCGCGATACCGAGGCCGGCGCCCACACCGGTGCCGATCGCCGCGGCATTTTCGCCGGGCACGACATCCACCTCGCCTGTGGTCGCGATCGTCACCTGACCAGGGACGCCGCCCGGGAAAGGTCCCGTTCCGATACCTGCACCGCGGTTGCCGCCTTTGGCCGTCACCGCAGCATCGCCGACGACGGTGACGGGGCCACCGAGACCGAAAGCTCCGCCGCCGATGCCCGCTCCGTCGTTCCCACCGGCGGCCGTGACGCTGCCGCCGGTGATCTCCACGACGGCGCCGTCGGCTTCGAACCCGCCGCCGATGCCAGCCGCGCGCGCGCCGCCGAAAGCCACGACGGTGCCGCCCCGGACGTGCGCCTCGGCGCCGGCCCCCTCAGCCCCGCCGCCGATGCCGGCACCACCCTCGACGCCGGTGGCCGTGACGCTGCCACCCGTGACCGTCACCGTGCCGCCCGCGCCTTGGTTACCACCACCGATGCCCGCGCCGGCACCCGAGCTCGTCGCCGTGACCGTGCCGCCGTCGACGGTCACCGATCCGCCCGCGCCCCCGGAACCGCCCCCGACGCCCGCGCCGTTCACACTCGTCGCCTCGACAGCGCCGCCGCTGATCCAGAAGGAGTCGCCCGCAGCGCCGTCACCACCGCCGATCCCCGCACCGCTCGTGCTTATGGACGTGACGCTGCCGCCGTGCACGGCCACGTCACCGCCGGCGCCGAGATTGCCGCCGCCGATGCCAGCGCCGGACTCGCTCGTCGCGGTCACACTGCCGTCCGTGATCGTGACGGAAGGTCCGACGACGCTGTCACCGCCCCCGATCCCCGCGCCGGTCGTCGATGTCGCGGAAACGGCGCCGCCCGATATCACGACGCTGCCGCTACCGGCGCCCTCGTTCCCACCCCCGATGCCCGCGCCGCTCTCGCTTGTCGCTGTCACACTGCCGTTCGTGATCGACACGTGGTACCCCGCCGCCGTAGGGCTTCCCCCGATCCCGGCCCCTTCACTGCTCGAGGCTGTGACCGAACCGCCGTTGATGGCGACCACGGCGCTCCCGTGACGGCCGCTACCGATGCCCGCGCCTGATGAGCTCTCGGCGTTGACAACGCCGCGGTTGATGACGACGCGCATGTCAGCGGACACGCCGCCGCCGATCCCAGCTCCAAACCAGCTGCTCGCGTTCACCGTGCCGCCATTGATCGTGACCGTTCCACCACGGCCAGTCCCCGGACTGCCGATACCCGCTCCGTCGACGACAGCACTGGCGTACAGGGTGCCCTCCGCGTGCTCCACCACGGACTGGTTGTAGACGGTGAGGGCCGCATCGCCATCGACGGCGATCGCTGCCGCGTTGATGTCGCTCGGGTCCGTTCCCGCTGACAGGAGGCACCCCGCACCCAACACAAGGTGTACGTCACCCGATGTCGTGATTCCGTTCGGGAAGCTCAACGCGCTGTCGCAGAGGTACCACCCCGCGGTCAACGCCGCCTGGTCGGAGCTCAAAACGTCGATACCTGCGGGTAGCGGCTGCTCCGTCCCGTCGGCGTCGACGTACACGTCGTCTGCTGCCTGGGCGGGCGCGGCGAGGCCGAGGATCCCGATGGCGACGGCAGACACGACGGCGACGGCGCGCCATCCGATTGAGCGGGATCCGTTAGCGCGCGCGAGCGTCGACACGGGAGACTCCTTCAGGGGGCATCGGAGCACTCCGCAGAGCGCGACGATCGCGGGCAAGATCAGGCCGACAGTAGCGCATTCGGGCAGATTTCGGAATACCGGCAACCGAATGTATCCCCAGGTGTCGCCCGCCGCCCGCGGGGCGCGTCCGCGCAGACTCCGGTCGCGCAAACGCACCTTTATCCGGGCAGGAAGGTGCCTTTGCGCGACCGGAATGGGACGGATGCCGCGGGGAGCGCGAGCCAGGCCGCGCTACAGGCCGCGGGCGCGGTCGCGGTCGGCGATCCGCTGCAGGCGCTGGTTGTATTCCTCGAGCTCGGCGTCGCCGGTCCGATCCGCGTGTCTGTCGCGTCGCTTCTGCGTGCGCTCATCACTGCGGCTCCACTGGATCGCCACCGTCATCGCCGTGATCACGGTCGGGATCTCACCGATCGACCAGGCGATGCCGCCGCCGATGTATTGATCCTCAAGCGGTGTCGGCCCCCATTCTCGCCCCATGGATCCGAACCACTCGGCGACGATGAGCCCCTCACTGGTCATGATCGCGATGCCGAAGAACGCATGCATCGCCATGACGACGATGAGCAGCACGAGGCGCCCGGCGTACGGCAAGCGATACGGCACGGGATCGATGCCGATGAGCGTCATCGAGAAGAGATAGCCCGAGATGAGGAAATGCGCGATCATCCACTGGTGCCCGAGATGGTCGTACAGACTCCAACGGAACATGTCGCTGAAGTAGAACAGCCAGAGGGATCCGATGAAGATCACGGCCGCGACGAGCGGGTGCGTGAGAACCTTCGCGATCGGGGTCTGCACGATCCAGAGGATCCACTCGCGCCCGCCGCGCGTGCCGTCCGTGCGGCGATGGATGGCGCGGGAGGCGAGCGTGACCGGCGCGGCCGCGACGAGCATCAGCGGGATGTCCATCGACAGCAGCATGTGCAGCAACATGTGCATGCTGAAGAGGTAGTGACCGTAGGCGTTCAGCGGACCGCACGTCACCCAGATCAGCTGGGCGATGCCGAGCATCCACAGCACGGTGCGGAACACCGGCCAGGAATCGCCCCGGCGCTTGAGGCGCCAGACGCCGGCCGCGTAGAAGAAGGCCGCGAAGAGCCCGACCGTGAGCCAGAGGGGGTCGATCTCCCACTCGGTAAACCATGCGCTCACCGTCAGTTCGGGCGGCAGGTCCCTTTCGTTGAGGATCTCGGCGGGCGTGCGCTGCGTGAGCTCGTTCTCGCCACCCGGAGGAGCCGAGCGTGCCAGCGCCGCAGCCGCCCCCGAAGCGATGCCCATGAACACGAACTCGAGCGCGATCACCGCCCAGAACATCGCGTTCTTCTCGGCGCTGCGGGCGATGAGCTTCCGGCGGTACGCCGCGCCGAGCACGCCCATCGCGATGAGCATGACGATCTTCGCGAGCAGCACGAGCCCGTACGGGTGCGTCACGAGCTCCGCGATCGAGGAGATGGACGCGAGCGATCGCAGGAAGCCGGAGCTCGCGACGACGACGAACATGACGAGCGCGAGCGACGAGTAGCGCTCGAGCACCGCCCGCATCCGTGCCCGGTCGACCACGGGCCGGATCGCGACGAGAACGACGAGCCCGCCGAGCCAGACCGCGGCGCCCAGGATGTGCAGCGTGACCGCGGTGACGACGAGGTTGTGGTCGGCGAGACTCCCCTCGTGGCTCTGCGTCGCCATC
This genomic interval carries:
- a CDS encoding ATP-dependent DNA helicase; protein product: MPEPALSAEQEALFRLIEDTQEHVFVTGRAGTGKSTLLRHLTWNTSKQIAICAPTGVAALNVEGQTIHSLFKLPIGLIADSDIEQSGPTRKILNAIDTLVIDEISMVNADLMDGIDRSLRQARARRKEPFGGVQVVMFGDPYQLAPVPPRGDEAKYIADHYRSFWFFDAKVWAGEQAGDGLIEMGRHGADLHIRELTHIHRQDDDAFKVMLNAVRYGRVTADIAQKLNEVGARTPPEDDADPVITLATRNDRVNAINAKHLEALPGREQTAVADVTGDFGRGDAYPADEHLALKVGAQVMFLRNDIGSGGEPPRWVNGTIGTVTKILPDTVRVDVDGDEFDVEPAVWEKYRYAYDAFQKKLSRDVAAEFTQFPLRLAWAVTIHKSQGKTYDRAVIDLGAGAFAPGQTYVALSRLSSLDGLYLSRPLRPRDIRVDEDVRRFMKNAWERQGSQMRAVPS
- a CDS encoding cytochrome c oxidase assembly protein: MDSRVLRGLGPVILLLSAGVALVGSLVIAGGANPLPLQDPGAFVRWTLPIAKLLVNISGAVALGSLVLALFALKPAERAFGVAMDTASIGAAVFTVASGATTFLNFLLSLNPQVSLSPQFGEQLGRFLTEREIGQAWLMQTVAGGVVTVLAFAARSWVSTLITTVLAAASLVPMATQSHEGSLADHNLVVTAVTLHILGAAVWLGGLVVLVAIRPVVDRARMRAVLERYSSLALVMFVVVASSGFLRSLASISSIAELVTHPYGLVLLAKIVMLIAMGVLGAAYRRKLIARSAEKNAMFWAVIALEFVFMGIASGAAAALARSAPPGGENELTQRTPAEILNERDLPPELTVSAWFTEWEIDPLWLTVGLFAAFFYAAGVWRLKRRGDSWPVFRTVLWMLGIAQLIWVTCGPLNAYGHYLFSMHMLLHMLLSMDIPLMLVAAAPVTLASRAIHRRTDGTRGGREWILWIVQTPIAKVLTHPLVAAVIFIGSLWLFYFSDMFRWSLYDHLGHQWMIAHFLISGYLFSMTLIGIDPVPYRLPYAGRLVLLIVVMAMHAFFGIAIMTSEGLIVAEWFGSMGREWGPTPLEDQYIGGGIAWSIGEIPTVITAMTVAIQWSRSDERTQKRRDRHADRTGDAELEEYNQRLQRIADRDRARGL
- a CDS encoding D-alanyl-D-alanine carboxypeptidase family protein codes for the protein MAILLGGLAAVTPHGVTAVPAAAVTPHAFAAPAAATTAPAAAASDPAAASTARADPDSSRPIYRFWSEGYGNAHFYTIDHAAAQEVHSADGWWTYEGTDFRVWPTTSNGCPSGTAPVYRFWSPKFTSHFYTMNSSEAEDLRRGDANWDAEGVRFCALSKQQGDTAAVHRFWSSKFGKHFYTSNASEAQQLRANDHNWTYEGVAMHAPTSGAASPPITGAPAPRVGCQSPEMPAAIAAHDARKIMRLFGGAGAMRNAIAGGRAACVPLDDPELPWVVVNKHRAVSPIGYVPPSLTVPSSSLVGGGLRSNVVGWYERMQRDVAGSGAGSIALTSGYRSYSTQAAIHRSQVDRLGVTEGERLAARPGYSEHQIGLAADVVACGGGGCGSIYSFPDTAQERWLRENSWRYGWIVRYESGKTSTTGYNPEPWHLRYIGPDLAQVYHDGGYRSLEEFFGLPAAPNYR